The proteins below are encoded in one region of Pleuronectes platessa chromosome 14, fPlePla1.1, whole genome shotgun sequence:
- the pcdh8 gene encoding protocadherin-8, with amino-acid sequence MGFCNFAGVARSIVFALFLHSALCTTTKYFTYEEDAPGTEIGNLSRDLKIDPADDPDTSFRFMQESNSSVIQMREIDGLLSVSETIDREQLCPRSPRCFISFDIVALSREKFQLIHVEIEVRDINDHAPHFARNETQLDIVENVPLDSRFPLQVALDQDVGENYIQSYNISSSAHFVVEVRVREDGVKCAELVLVRELDREVEDSYTIHVTASDGGAPAKSGSMTVYIKVLDFNDNSPTFEHSSLNVELNEDAPVGHRVIRVHAFDPDDGANGEVMYAFADDMAPEAALLFHVDPYSGDVTLKALVDFEKRRSYELNIRAADLGSNSVPSSCRVVIDIVDVNDNAPEISIKPMTSSSDGVAYITEAAAEESFVALISTSDRDSGSNGYVRISLLGHEHFTLQQAYGDTFMIVTTTTLDRERIQEYNLTVVAEDLGSPPFKTVRQYTIRVTDENDNRPLFSKTLYDVSVLENNIPGSYVTTVVARDPDVGKNAKVSYKLLDSEVLGSPVSTYVSVDSLSGSLFTLRSFDYEALQQIELVIQAEDRGSPSLSSTSTIRIRVVDQNDNYPYLTFPVLLNDSADIPLPFNAPAGYLALRVSAEDEDEGVNGELSYQIVQGDPHIFTMNKHTGEIALKQWLTSEIGDVLEIRIEVSDNGRSPLSSGATIRFVVTDTEPSDEQGVIVMQSSDEEGSGLDGSLIVIIMLSGGCALLLIAIVVVVVTCKLSRGGRSRGTKREVCHSLFDSRPIPILGPPQPNIYTGQRGFFHERTPSSLDDSCLYEERSGDSETKMFLPSKHFQPTSVWQADKYCLQVSGIGHNDQLSVKDSGKGDSDFNDSDSDISGDGGKKNFSTFQPRLKGSSSAAHSLSGDCPGSYCAIPSQSFRTTRDNAYTIGFAPVPVFNNLHGFPHPWKDCGYGTSLPKSRSGMQNFSRAGTLPSYFPQQQHDTGVEGPEIHTQGPTFVTVATGSQVATIF; translated from the exons ATGGGTTTCTGCAACTTTGCAGGAGTTGCACGGTCCATCGTGTTTGCTTTATTCCTGCACTCTGCTCTCTGCACAACGACCAAGTATTTCACCTATGAGGAGGATGCACCGGGGACGGAGATAGGCAATTTGTCCCGGGATTTAAAGATTGATCCAGCCGATGACCCCGACACATCGTTCCGCTTCATGCAGGAGAGCAACTCCTCCGTTATCCAGATGAGGGAGATCGACGGACTCCTGAGTGTTTCAGAGACAATCGACCGGGAGCAGCTCTGCCCCAGGTCCCCGCGCTGCTTCATCTCCTTCGACATCGTGGCCCTGTCCAGAGAAAAGTTCCAGCTCATCCACGTCGAGATCGAGGTGAGGGACATCAACGACCACGCTCCGCACTTCGCGCGCAACGAGACGCAGCTGGACATAGTGGAGAACGTCCCGCTGGACTCCAGGTTCCCCCTGCAGGTCGCTCTGGACCAGGACGTGGGTGAGAACTACATCCAGAGCTacaacatctcctcctccgctcACTTTGTCGTCGAGGTGCGCGTCAGGGAGGATGGAGTGAAGTGCGcggagctggtgctggtgcgGGAGCTTGACAGGGAGGTGGAGGACTCCTACACCATCCATGTCACCGCATCCGACGGAGGGGCTCCCGCAAAGTCCGGCTCCATGACGGTGTATATCAAAGTGCTGGACTTCAACGACAACAGCCCGACGTTCGAGCACAGCTCTCTGAATGTGGAGCTGAACGAGGACGCGCCGGTGGGTCACCGGGTCATCAGAGTGCACGCGTTTGACCCCGACGACGGTGCCAACGGAGAGGTGATGTACGCGTTCGCGGACGACATGGCACCGGAGGCTGCGCTACTTTTCCACGTCGACCCGTACTCCGGTGACGTGACCTTGAAGGCGCTGGTGGATTTCGAGAAGAGGAGGTCGTACGAGCTGAACATCCGAGCAGCGGACCTGGGCTCGAACTCCGTGCCGTCCAGCTGCCGGGTGGTGATCGACATCGTGGACGTCAACGACAACGCGCCAGAGATCAGCATCAAACCCATGACCTCCAGCAGCGACGGGGTCGCGTACATCACCGAGGCTGCGGCCGAGGAGAGCTTCGTGGCTCTGATCAGCACCTCGGAcagagactctggctccaacGGGTACGTGCGCATCAGCCTCCTCGGGCACGAGCATTTCACCCTGCAGCAGGCGTACGGAGACACCTTCATGATTGTCACTACCACCACTTTAGACAGAGAGAGGATCCAAGAGTATAACTTGACTGTGGTGGCAGAGGACCTGGGCAGTCCGCCTTTCAAAACTGTCAGACAGTACACCATCCGAGTGACGGATGAGAACGACAACCGCCCCCTCTTCAGTAAGACACTTTATGACGTTTCAGTCCTGGAAAATAACATTCCAGGTTCCTATGTGACCACCGTTGTTGCCAGAGATCCTGACGTGGGGAAAAACGCCAAAGTCTCCTACAAGCTCTTAGACTCAGAGGTGTTAGGGTCCCCAGTGTCCACTTATGTTTCTGTCGACTCCCTCTCAGGCTCACTGTTCACTTTGAGGTCTTTTGATTATGAGGCTCTTCAGCAGATTGAGCTGGTGATCCAGGCAGAGGACAGaggctctccctctctctccagcacATCAACAATCAGGATCAGAGTAGTGGACCAGAACGACAACTACCCGTACCTCACCTTCCCCGTGCTCCTCAACGACTCCGCTGACATCCCCCTGCCTTTCAACGCCCCTGCTGGCTACCTCGCCCTCCGCGTCTCAGCCGAAGATGAGGACGAGGGAGTGAACGGCGAGCTCTCGTACCAGATCGTTCAAGGTGACCCACACATTTTCACAATGAACAAACACACCGGGGAGATTGCTTTGAAACAATGGCTGACGTCTGAAATCGGAGACGTGCTGGAGATCAGAATCGAAGTGAGTGACAACGGCCGGTCCCCGCTTTCCAGCGGGGCCACTATCCGGTTCGTGGTCACAGACACAGAGCCCAGTGACGAACAGGGCGTCATTGTGATGCAGTCAAGCGATGAAGAAGGCTCCGGCCTGGATGGCTCGCTAATAGTCATTATCATGCTCAGTGGGGGTTGTGCACTGCTGCTGATTGCAATAGTTGTCGTCGTTGTCACGTGCAAGCTCAGCCGCGGGGGGAGAAGCCGTGGCACCAAGAGAGAAGTGTGTCACAGCCTGTTTGACAGCAGGCCAATCCCCATCCTCGGCCCCCCACAACCAAACATCTACACGGGTCAGCGAGGCTTCTTCCACGAGAGGACGCCCTCCTCTCTGGATGACTCCTGCCTGTACGAGGAGAGGAGCGGGGACTCGGAGACAAAG ATGTTCCTGCCCTCCAAGCATTTCCAACCAACATCTGTGTGGCAAGCTGACAAGTACTGCCTGCAAGTGAG TGGCATCGGACACAATGACCAGCTGAGCGTGAAGGACAGTGGCAAAGGGGACAGTGACTTCAATGACAGTGACTCTGATATCAGCGGCGACGGAGGCAAAAAGAACTTCAGCACCTTCCAGCCGAGACTGAAAG GTTCATCCAGCGCTGCTCACAGTTTATCAGGGGATTGCCCAGGCAGCTACTGTGCAATACCATCACAGAGCTTCAGAACCACCCGAGACAATGCGTACACAATCGGCTTTGCCCCAGTGCCGGTGTTCAACAATCTTCACGGCTTTCCCCACCCCTGGAAAGACTGCGGTTACGGCACGAGTCTGCCCAAATCCAGGAGCGGCATGCAGAACTTCTCCAGGGCCGGGACCCTCCCCTCCTActttcctcagcagcagcacgacACCGGTGTGGAAGGTCCTGAAATCCACACGCAGGGTCCAACATTTGTAACTGTGGCTACGGGATCACAAGTTGCAACCATcttctaa